Proteins encoded together in one Lates calcarifer isolate ASB-BC8 unplaced genomic scaffold, TLL_Latcal_v3 _unitig_149_quiver_2519, whole genome shotgun sequence window:
- the LOC108889248 gene encoding adenylate kinase isoenzyme 6 codes for MKMRKRPNLLLTGTPGVGKTTLGKELAQRTGLNYVNIGDLAQEGQLYDGYDEEYQCPILDEDRVVDELDEKMVEGGVIVDYHGCDLFPERWFHIIFVLRTDNTQLYTRLESRGYTGKKLQDNIQCEIFQTIYEEAMEAYSQEIVHQLPSNTPEDMERNLEQIVQWIEQWMKDHN; via the exons ATGAAGATGAGAAAGCGACCGAACCTTCTGTTAACAG GAACCCCTGGTGTTGGAAAGACCACTTTAGGAAAGGAGCTAGCCCAGCGGACAGGGCTGAACTATGTTAACATTGGAGACCTGGCCCAGGAAG GACAACTTTATGATGGCTATGATGAAGAGTACCAGTGCCCGATTTTGGATGAGGACAGG GTGGTGGATGAGCTGGATGAAAAGATGGTAGAGGGTGGTGTGATTGTTGATTATCATGGCTGTGACCTGTTTCCTGAACGCTGGTTTCACATCATCTTTGTCCTCCGAACAGACAACACTCAGCTGTACACACGGCTAGAGAGCAG gGGTTACACAGGGAAGAAGCTGCAGGACAACATACAGTGTGAGATCTTCCAGACTATCTATGAGGAAGCCATGGAGGCCTACAGTCAGGAGATTGTCCACCAGCTACCCAGCAACACTCCTGAAGACATGGAGCGCAACCTGGAGCAGATAGTGCAGTGGATTGAGCAGTGGATGAAGGACCATAACTAG